ATCTCCTCAATTGAAACCGGGCGCTTCTCGCAGGCTTTTATGATTCCATTTTTAAGTTTTTCCTTGGAAAAAATCTCCCTCCTGCTGTCCTTTTTGATTACCATAATGGGGGAATGCTCAATATTCTCATAAGTGGTGAAGCGCTTAGTGCACTTGGCGCATTCCCTTCTCCTTCTTGTGCCTGAGTCGCTTTCCCTTGTTTCAAGCACAACTGTATTTTCAGAGCCGCAGAAAGGGCATTTCATTTTAAACTCTCCAGTAACATCAAAAACACTATCTATAGGGCTTAT
Above is a genomic segment from Candidatus Woesearchaeota archaeon containing:
- the nrdR gene encoding transcriptional regulator NrdR, encoding MKCPFCGSENTVVLETRESDSGTRRRRECAKCTKRFTTYENIEHSPIMVIKKDSRREIFSKEKLKNGIIKACEKRPVSIEEINHIADDIEGKILENGLSEIKSKQVGDMIMSRLKKVDKIAFIRFASVYREFEDITDFADELKKLIKEKKQ